In Chrysiogenia bacterium, the genomic stretch ATTGTGGGGGCAAAGACCTTTGCCGCCTTCCGCGCACGTTACAAGTCGCAGGTCATTGCCCCGATCATTAGCTTTCTCGATCCCTCCTTCACCTATGATCCCGAAGCCCATCTGGGCAAGAACGAGCTACTTGATTGCGCGCTCTTTCCCGAAAAGGCGAGCATGCTCAGCGGCGAGGACCTCATCACCGGCAAGCTCGAGGGCCGCGCGTTCCGCGTCTCCGAGATCATGCTGCGCGGCAAGGAGTCGCGCGCAGACAAGGAAACCACCCACGAATATTTTCACGGATTGTTTCTGGCACTCTCGCTGGGACGAACGATTGGCGCCCGCGTGTGGCTGCGCACCCCGGGCGCGCCGCTCACAGCCGAAGAGGACATTCAGCAAAAGCTCGAAGAGCACTTCCTCGCCCTCGGCGAGGCCGCGCGCTTTCGCGAACGCGACGAGAGCCTGGAACTCGAAGTCCGCGCCGAGGACATCGAGGTCGCGCTGGATACCCTTACACTGGAGCTGGCCG encodes the following:
- a CDS encoding DUF3137 domain-containing protein; the encoded protein is MKSLEQLLEFYRANLLEELGLLELQRRRIRNVITAMIIVGALGLAGSIGVGAAGIIPPWAAALTAIGAIAGAVIVGAKTFAAFRARYKSQVIAPIISFLDPSFTYDPEAHLGKNELLDCALFPEKASMLSGEDLITGKLEGRAFRVSEIMLRGKESRADKETTHEYFHGLFLALSLGRTIGARVWLRTPGAPLTAEEDIQQKLEEHFLALGEAARFRERDESLELEVRAEDIEVALDTLTLELADRMRAFAARQGGRVYGAFVGEHFYLAAESQNDYFEPSVWNKLVSREDIESFHADFEAFLAAAAAAIPGER